In Anomaloglossus baeobatrachus isolate aAnoBae1 chromosome 3, aAnoBae1.hap1, whole genome shotgun sequence, one genomic interval encodes:
- the LOC142294863 gene encoding lactoylglutathione lyase-like — MTAEVQELRGLSDEAAAAACRDPEPATKDFMLQQTMLRIKDPQKSLPFYTQCLGMTLLQKLDFPSMKFSLYFMGYEDKKDIPEDIKELTAWTFSRKATLELTHNWGTENDEKPYHNGNSDPRGFGHIGIAVPDVYAACKRFEELGVTFVKKPDDGKMKGLAFVQDPDGYWIEILSPNNMVSIV; from the exons ATGACGGCGGAGGTGCAGGAGCTGCGCGGCCTGAGCGATgaggcggctgccgcggcctgcaggGACCCGGAGCCGGCCACCAAG GATTTCATGTTGCAGCAGACTATGCTCCGGATTAAAGACCCCCAGAAATCGCTGCCGTTCTACACGCAGTGCCTCGGCATGAC GCTCCTCCAGAAGCTCGACTTCCCCTCTATgaagttttctttatatttcatGGGCTACGAGGACAAGAAGGACATCCCCGAGGACATCAAGGAGCTGACGGCCTGGACGTTCTCCCGCAAGGCCACGCTGGAGCTCACACA TAACTGGGGAACCGAGAACGACGAAAAGCCATATCATAATGGAAACTCCGACCCCCGAGGATTCG GTCACATCGGCATCGCGGTCCCAGACGTCTACGCGGCTTGTAAAAGGTTTGAGGAGCTCGGAGTCACCTTCGTAAAGAAACCCGACGATG GTAAGATGAAGGGTTTGGCGTTTGTGCAGGATCCTGACGGTTACTGGATCGAGATTCTCAGCCCTAACAACATGGTGTCCATCGTGTGA